The Cuculus canorus isolate bCucCan1 chromosome 12, bCucCan1.pri, whole genome shotgun sequence DNA segment CCCACTGGGATTTCAGGGAGCTGTCTCCAGTGCACCCACTGCAGCACCAACCCCACTCCCATCCTTGTGCTGCGGTTCCCACGCTGCTGCAGCAGGTACAGATAAGGCCACAACAAGCCGTCCCAGCCAGGAGGAACCAGGCAGCCGTGGGGCGACGCTGCAGCTACAGAGGACGTTTGCCTTCTATGGACATCGCTCTGCACTGCACTGCTGGTGGGAGGAACAGTGCTGGCAAGAAGCAGAGGCCCTCAGCCagggggtggaaaaaaaacacccaaaaaagCTCATGGTTGCCCTCTTGGAGGCCTCCAGAAGAGCTTAGTATCAACAGCCCCTTCCACACACGCCCACGCAGGCAAGGACCTTGCCTTCTCCCACGGGGGGGAAGATGCTCCAACGCCTCTCTGGTCCTCAGCAGCACCCGTGTCCAGCCCAGAGCCCTCAGGTGGGTTAGACTGGATGGTAGGAAAAATTCCTCATgaaaagagcagtgaagccctggcagaggctgcccagggtggagtccccatccctggaggggttcacaaAGCATGTGGCCGTGGCACCTGTGGACAGAGTTCAGTTGGCACTAGGGAGGGCTGGGCTAGaagttggactgggtgagctgaGACAACTTTTCCAACCTCACCGAgtccatgattttatgatttacCCAGATACCCTAAATTGGTTttgttgaaaaaacaaaacctgttgTGATCCATTTCTTTTGCCCATAGGGGCTATTAATTCTCTCCAAGGGCCAAGATTCCACAAGGGCCATTGCTTGCCTTCCTGCTCATGCCCAACTGAGAACTGAGCCCCACACAATATCAGAAACAGGagatgattctatgactccaggTTCCAAACCCACTCTGGCCATTTTCAGCCTCagcgattccatgattctgtgcccctgcccctctctggtCTCCAGCAGCAGTCGAGGAGCcctcagggcagggaggggaagggctGGGGCACGCCCAGTCCTAGAGCATCCTCCCAGAAGAAGACACAACAGGACCACAGAAAGAGTCACAGCAGCCTCTGGGTATATTTTTGTCGTTGTTGCATTTCATATATTATCCAGTTTCACATTCTCATAGGATCAGCAATGATAGAGCAACTCATTCTCAACTCTTAGTACAAGCGAGACAGCCATGGTCATAGAATACTTAAAGCACTTCAATACCAAGCAATAAGATGCTAAAACAAAAATTGCACAATTTCTCATTTACTATTGCCTGACCAAGTCATCATTACAGAACACAACCCTTCTCTTTCAAGCTTTTAAACTAAACATTAACTTATCTTACAGGATTACAATTTctctttaataataataataatattaattaattgcacacaaacacacaagaaattcttcatgatgcataaatatttccttattcCACATGGTACAAAAATACTcgtagcttttttttttgttcggTATTCCCAGAAGGATGGTGGATGATTGGGCAGGACTGGATGCTCTCCAATCGGAAGGAGGTGGAAACAAAAAGGTTCGATATTATTTTACAGCCGTTCTATATATAGAAgtctgaagaaggaaaaaaaaagtactataACAACCCTGACTTTAAAACAGGAGGAGAATGGCTGAGAACAAAAACCCAGTGCATcgaacttggaaaaaaaacaacaaaatacatGTTTCAAATTCTTCTGGCCGTactggggaggggagggcagtGGGAGAGGGGTGAGACAAGGACAGTTGGTGTTTCTCAAAGCCAAGTCTTCACTGAAGCAAGATGCAAACCTTGATGGATCAATCCGTCGGGCCGCAGCCCGTTGCTAACGGTTACACAAACGCTAGAACAAACAAACTTACACTCACACAGACACAAGTTAAGTGTTTAATTCATGCCAGAAAACATGCAAAACCCATTGCCTTTCGTTGCCTTCAGCCGAGCTgctggggcggggggagccCGGGAGCGAGCCCCCAGCTGGGTTTCGGCACAGCTCGGTCGGGGAGGATGccctgggatggagggagggatggagggaaggagcGAGGGATGGAGGCAGCTTCACAGTCCTGGGAGGGGGGATGCCGGCAGCCCCAGAGGAGCGAGCCGAAAGCCTTGTCTGCTGGCCGCAAACCAAACCGAGAGGAGTCGGAGCCATCGTCCCTGAAACAGCCCTCCACGGAAAGGCAGGGAAGAGGAGCACAAGCCGAGGAGACGCTGCAGGAGAGGAGCTCCGGTGAGTGGGGCTGCTGTGATCCACTCCCCAAGCGGCACTCacagccccttccccatcccagggcTCGGGGGGCTTTCTGCTCCGGCTGGCTCAGATTTGGCACTGTCACCCATTGATGTAACCCAGTCGCATCCTTTGGGATACAGCAGGCTGAGCCCAAGCTCCCGTCCTCCTCCCCACGAGCCCAAGGACAAGCAGGGCAAGAACTCAGCTCTGAGAGAAATGAGTTACTTACTAACAAACTAACAAAACTGACGAGACTTCCATCCTTGCTGGGTAGCTTCAGAGGGAGGGTACCAGCgcatctggaaaagaaagccaTGCCAGAGGTCCGTGATCCGGGATTATTCCAGCCAGAGCCCAAacctccagctccttcaggcCACGTACAAGTGCACTACACAAAGTCATCTTCAGCAGGGGAAGGGAAGCTCCAGGAGGAGCCCCAAACACTACTCGAGCAGCATCCCAACCTGAGCTGCACCACGCCAGCACTGCCCAGCTCTAGTGGGTCCTGCAAGGACAAGGTCAGGCTCACCAGGCACTGGGACTTGGCCAGGTCCTTCCTTAAGGAGCACAGCAGGATCCCACATGCccaagaagaaagcaaacatctcATCTCAGGGCTTGCCTTAGCTTCTCAAGTACCTTCCACCTACTGGTATAGCCAGAAGACAGTCCCAAAGTTCACACCCAGCTCACTACCACACACAGAACACTTCCGTTCAAGACGGGAAATCTCCTTGCCACCCAGCTATAAAGTTCACCAGTGCAGAAGTGTGTACAAGGACGAGCTcactcccccccctccccccccaagtTTACATTTCCCCACGTCCTCAGGCAGGGCAGAGGAAGCTCACTTTGGGTATGTAGCACCCCAAGGTGGTGGCCACTCTGCCCTCAGGCAGTGGAAGGATCCATCTTGAGGCCACACCTTTGAACCAGACCACCTTTACGTGACATAGAGGATAAGAACCAGCTCATCAATCACAGAAGAGACTCATAGACTTCTCTAAGCCATAACCCAGCCATCAGAAGAGGCTCCAGACAgacaacatcagaaaaaaaattttcacggaaagagtcattgggcactggaacagctgcccagggaggtggtcgagtcaccttccctggaggtgtttaaggatccggtggatgaagtgcttagcaGCATGGTTtaggagtgttaggaatggttggacttgatgagccggtgggtcctttccaacctggtgattctatgattctatgaacatcaCAGGAAGGCCTTGGTAAGGCTGCAAACTAGCAAGACTTGTAGGCTTCCCTGGCAGGTCATTGCTGCCACATCTACTGCTCCTTGCTGAAGAACTGTTGGATGGGGACCCAGCAAGAAGACATGGCAACAGGAACTGAAGAGACACTTTCCAACATGTCAGTAGATGCAGCAAGCTGCCAACATGCAGAACAGCATCAGACACCCAGATGTTTCCATTCAGTCTGCAAGACCGGGACGTCAGGTTGGGCTGAGTTAGCAGCTTCATGCCTGAGCGCAGCAAGAGCTGCATCTGTGCCACTTGGCTGAGCACAGACCCAGCAGCCAGCGGAGCTTGGTCCTGCTGCCGTGTGCAAAGGAAGTTGAAACACAGCAGCCATTGGCCCTCTCCTCCATTCCCAGCTGGTGGGAAGAGAGCTCAGCCTCAGTGCTGACAAgtgccaggagcagctgggCTCTGGGTACCAGTGCAACAATGGGCTTTCCTCCAAGATGGGTAGAAAAGAGGCAGAACCCTCCTGGAACCCAGCATGAACCCTTCCCCTTACCAGGCCATCCTGGCAAGGCTGTCCCCTTGCCTGAACAAGTCAGGCTAGATGTTCCCCTCCCAACCACCTGCATCACTCCAGTGCCAGAGGGAAAAACCCAGCATTTCCAGGCTATCTCCGAGCCCAGTGCATGGCACTCCCCCGCTAAGAGGGATCCTTGGCCAACGACAGGCAGGCTTGCTTGAAGCCAGGTCCTGGGTCAGTTAGGTAAAGGCAGAGTGTAGCCACAGTCAAAGCCTCTAAAACAGCAAAGGATTTGGAGCTCAAACCCCTACACAGCCAGTGCTCTGCTGTCATGCTGGCAAGGGCGATTCTGCCAGCCTCTTTCCACCAGGGCTCATGCCAGAGTCTGATCTCTGCTGCAGGCTGTAAGCTTGCAAGACCCACCAAGAAAATCACTCCAGGCTGAGATGACCAAGCACTGGATGCCACACACAACTCCAGTCTTGCTGCAAAGTTCTCCACGAGCAGAGGCACAGACCTGCATCCCCAACCCCAGCTGGGAGACACCTCAAGGGGCTGCACGAGGGTTTTTGGAAGAGACAGAGCCGAAAACCACCCCCAGAGACCCAGTCACAGCCCTTGGATCATTCTCCAAGCTAGGCACATAATCAGTGGGTGCCGTCAAACCCTGCTCCCTTTACTCCTGTAAGAAGCAGAAGACATTCCTCCTTCATGCAGAGACATGCAGCAAACTGACAAGACCTTGACGCTGCAGCCTCCTCACAGGAGCTGGAGGGGACAGTGAGCACAGGCCTCCCAGATGGCAAAGCTGCCCACAATGGCCAAGTCATCCCTCCACCAGAAACCGAATAACCCCAAGCACGAACTCAGGGACCTTAAGACCCTCTTCTTGCGATGGCTCCTACAGGGAGGAGCCCTGCAATTTCAGAGGCTCTGCCACAGCAggagcccctcaccagcttaGATCCGCTGgatcccagctcctgctcaggCAGCAGAACACATTTGAGTTAGCCAAGCACACTGAGCTGGTTGGACTACTTGCCAGGCACCTTCAAGGCAAACGGATGTCACCAAGACATCTCCCAGCTGGCCCCGTTGCTTGCTCCATGACACAGCAGCCAGGTGCATCCCACTGAGTCCAGCCTCAGGTGGAGGCAATCAAGGGCAGGGAGTTACCCAGACCTTCCTCCCCGGTGAGAGGTCCCagctggaggggttcaaggccaggctggatcgGGCTTGGAgcccgatccagtgggaagtgtccctgcctatggcaggggggttggaactggatgggctttaaggtctcttcccatccaaaccattccataattctatgatccaGGCCACACTGCCCCGGGGCACGGTCATCTCCTCACAGCCTGATGCAGGCAGCAGGATCACCGACAACTTATGGGGCCACCACAGCAGCCTCCAGTGCAAGGACAAGGGTTACTTGCTCCCCCTGGCCCTGTCACTAGGAGGTGCTTTCTCAGCAGAGCCACATCTCAGCCAGCTGTCCTCCTCCCCGGCCAGCATCTCCCACTCCCACACAGCTCCCCTCCACAGCTGGAAGTAGTTTCCTCCTGTCAAGCAGCAACAGGAAACTCCCTCCGCATTCACAAGGCTGCGAGTTCACAGCCCCCAGAGCCACCTCCATCCCACGCCAGGCTGGGCGAGAGCGTGGCAACCGTGCACATGCAAGACAGCCACCCCCACCCGCTCCTCAAGCCTGGTGGCTCTTCATCCCCTCCTCAGGAGATCGGAGCCCACCTTTGCCCCACACTCCACCCCAAGCCTGGCCAGAGGCTCCAGCACCTCCACCTTCAACAAgaaatcctgcttttctttcctaaaacaGATGCCATTCATAGCTCTGGCTCAGAAAATCCCCCACTTCTGATGGTCCCTCTCTCCTTGTCTTCCTCCCACAGGTCTCTGATGCTTGTAGACACAAACCCAACCAGCCTGGCTCGCGGTGgccccccagcacagccccaaaGCCACAGAGGCTCAGCTTGGAGGCTGGTGGGAGCTCTTGCAGATACGATGATCCTGGGTACAGACCAAGGCTCTGACACGCTGGCAGGCATGTTGAGCGGGCACAGAGAGGAAGGTGGGCACTGATCCATCCTGTTGCTCAGGAGGGGCCTTTCAAAGGGCGTCCACCCTTTGCCTTGTACCTCCTTGGGCCTTGAGGCACCCCATACTACAGCTCGTGGAGACATCTCGCAGGGAACAAGCATCTCCCTGGCTCAGTCAGCCTGGTGGCACCCAGGCAGTCACTTGCCCAAACAGAAGCATTCCAATAGGAGAGAGTATTTGAGGATGAGCACAGCACCTGAGCCCACACCAGCACATCCTCTCACATCCCCAGTTCTCAAGGGCCAGCACCGCATCACAGCCACGAGGACCCGCCCGCGTCCATCCACAACTGCGGCCACTGCTCAGGATGCTTGCTCTGAGCCAGAAAATCAGAGAGAAAGCTTTTATTGTCTACTGACCTCCCCTTCCATCGATGGGCTCTGCCTCAACTCAGTGCTGGGAAGCCTCAGGGTCCTGCTAGGCTGCTCTTGCACCACCATCACCCAGCTGTGATCCAGGACTGCTCCTTTCACTCACTACCTGCTCAGGCAGGTCTCTGCTCCAGAGGCCTACTTCTTCCACCATCTCCTCAAAGCCCCCAGAGaaggcaacagcagcaacaacatAGAGGCTCTAAGGGCCTCTTGGGCAGCTCAACTGCAGAAGTACCAGCATCTGTGAGCTTCCAGCCCATaccctgctccctgccttggAGGCACCTACCACAGACAGTCCCTGGGTACCCAGCACATCAGCCTAGTCTCCTACAAACACCATCTTTACTGAGGAGCTTCAGGAATGTCAATAGCCTCTGGTGTCTCCTACTGCCCACCTGGAGCCTGGCTTAGAGGCACTTCAAAACAAGTGGCTTCACATCAGAGATGCAGTGCGGCCCAACTCCATCACCCAGGCAAACAACAAAATTGCTCACCAAGGCCAAGACAAGCTGTATCATCTGCTCTATGCTTGTGTCAACCTTTAACCATTTCCCTACGAGAAGGACTCTGCATATCTCTGGACCTCCCAGTCTTCCAAGGGCAAAGGCAGACCTGGGGCCCCCCATCCTCGATGACTTCTTTCCCAAACATCACTaccacacagaggaaaaaaaaaaaaaaaagtctacccAGAACCACTGCAAGGAGCCATCCTCCCTACCAACCAGTCCCAGACCACCTTCCCTCTTCCCAAGCTCCCGGTTTCCTATGCTGCTCCCATCTGTCCCAGGCTGCCGAGACCTTTCGTTACAGCTCACAAGTTCCTGCCTGTGCTTTCAGGCTGCAAGAGAGAAGCCAAACTCCATTTCCAGTaactggagaggaaagaggTGAGATTAGACCCCTGATGGAGGGCAGGGTCTGTCCCGGTAGGCAATTCTGGAACAAAGTGACCGCCAAGTGCTATTGTCTAAGGTGCCCGCTAGAATTTAGTTGTGTGCTATCACTACCACGTCACTCACCTCCCCCACCGTGTGCCAGGAGTGAGGTCAAGGTGTAGTTCTGGTTGCCCTCAAAGGGTTGTGTGGTTGGGGAGAAACCAGGTTTCTTTCAGACTGAGCAGCAGGGTTGTCTCTGCCCCAGCTCAACCGGGCTGCTCCCCTCCCACCAGTGGGAGCTGGCTGAGTCTGGCTCAGCTGGAGGAGTTGATGTAAGATGGTGCCATGCTGTGTGCGCCATGTCATGTGCTGCCAAGTTGGAGACGTGGGTTAGAAAGAAGGCCTGGTATCTCATTCCCCAGGCTCTGGTGGGTGGGTAGCGTGAGGCCCATGCACTGGGTTGCCAAGGAGATATGGGCTACAGAGATGGGCAGAAGCTTGCAAATCCCACGGTGCACCTTGGAGGAGAGATGGTTACCTTACCAGTCTTCCCAGACGTGGCTGCCATCATGCTTAACACTTCTAGgaaaggagctgcagaacagcCACTCCACTAGCTGCAATAAGGCATCACTAGGGCGTCCCATCTCCAGGGACAGCTCTGAGCTTCAGGGCTAGCCTGCGCTGGCATCATGGCTGGAGTTCACTAGGGACATCAAAGGAGGGATTTGAGAGAGGGAAGGCAGATGGGACAATCTTAAAGTCAGTGGAGTCCCCACAGGTAGAGTCCCTTAGCAGTGCAGGGTCAGGCCACGGTCTCATCTACAGCAGCCTGGAGCCTGCCTGGAGCATCACCACGGCACGGTGGCAATGAGAGAGCAGCCATCAGTCCCATCTGCGAGCAGCTTACCAACAGCTCCCAGCGGACGAGCCGAGGCCAGGCCAGCCTCATGCCATGTCCTGCCAGCCCTCGGGGGAGCTCCTCAGGAGGTTGCATGGGTGCATCATAGAGGCCAGCCACCTCCTCTACCACTCTCTACCAGGCTTGAACAGAGCTGTGAGGGGATCAGCACTTCAGGTTTAAATCATTTGCAGTAAGCTCCCAGCTTGACTGCTGCCTTAACTCCATGCCTGTTCCAGGACTGAGAGCTACAGAGCTGCTCGAACTCTGGTCATCCCCATGAACATCCAGTCTCAGGAAGAAGACCTGCTGCTGTCCTGGAGAGCAACCCCACACCTCCACAGGGTGACCCAGATCCACCAGTGAGAGCAGAGGGCTCAGCGCACCAAGACCAAGGTTACAGCTTTTAGCCCAGTTTGTGAGCAAAAGTCATCCTGGAGACTTGCTCcaccctgcccagctctgcGAGGGCTCCAGCTGAGAGTGTGGGCAGCTCCAGCCCAAGTAATGTTTAACTCCATAAAACTTTATTGGTAACATATACTGCGCCAGAATGTCTCCCTGCGAGGTCACCACCAGCTCAAGCACAATACAGCAAGGAGCAGCTGTAACTGCTCAACCACCCTGGCTGCTGCTATTCAGAGGAGACCTGGGTCTGGCCATAGCCACGGCCTAGGAAGACTACGCTGGATCCCTAACAAAGAGGGACACATCAGTCATGGACCTCCTCAGGCAGAGGGTCCTACAGAGTCACTTTTCAGACTAGAAGACCTCTTTTAAAGCTGAGCAGTCTCTCCAGAACAAGTAGCTTtccagctggagggcaggaacTAAGACCCCAGAGGCAGAAAATCTGGCTGAAGCCCTCCTTGATACCCTCTGCTTTAGGAGAGCAGAGGTTTTCTCCTCCACCATAAAGTTTTGATGCCAAATCCTTAAGCTCAGGGACCCCACGCAGTCACTGATGACGATCTTTGAACAACCTGCAGTAATGGTTTCAGCTCCCTCAACCACCTCAGCCACACAAGGGACGGAAGATATCTGCTCTCCTGGCATGCCTGGGAGCAGAGCATACTTAAATACTCCTGTAGCTCTGGGCACTTTCAATAACTTTTGGAGAACACCAAGGAGCTCATCCCTTCCAAGGGTCAAATACTTGGAAGAGCAGCCTGGCTCTGGTGGTCCTTGAAGAACAAACGAGTGCCTGGTCCTGCCCCGGGCCCCGCATACTTCTTGACTACTCTGCAGGAGCTTCAGCCTAGCGGTAGCTCACCAGTGGAAGGGCAAAAGCAGAAGAGGCCTGCGAGTACGTGAGGGCCAGCACAGACAAGGCCAAGAGCTTGCATCCATCTGGTGCCTCCAAACCACATTTGGGAAACAAGCTTGGCTTGAAGCTGGGCGAAACACTTGCAAGAGGATGCCAAGGGATCAGCCGAGCTGACCGTCGGGCAGGTGGACAAGGGACACAGCTCTTCATCCTTGCATTTTaagcagggaagaggggagCTAAACCCCCTGCTTGGCAGGACAGGGAGAGCAGAGGTTGAGCTATGATGCTCTGAGGTTGAAACCCCCCACAGCACTCCTGTGGGAGCAGAGACCGCAGCAGAGCACAGCGGGCTGGCAGCACCCAGCAAAGCGGGGACAGGGGCTCCAGGCTCTCCTCTACAAGTGCTCCAAACCAAGCACCTTAACGCAGAATCAGGACACATCTTCACTTTGGCTTTCTCTCTTTGCATTTCCATGGTTTCAGGGACTTGATGCTCAGCAGGGCTGTTGGTCTTGGCACATGAAACCATTCCAGTGGCAGACCAGTACAGGCATCCCTACACCTCCAGCTGTCGGCAAGTGTTCCCTGGGACACCAGGCAGCTGGGTGCACCCCCACCAGCATCTCCATAGGCTCATGCAGAGTGACCCTCTCTAGCCTGCCTCCATTGGCCAATGCTACCGGCCCAGAGCTCCTCACTGCGGCAAGGCTCTGGCCGCCCATCTCCTGCAGGACACCTCCCTCCAGCTTCACGAGTATCTGAGTCGCGTGGCCCAAGGGGATTCCAGCTGAGTCCCTCAGCTTCAGCACCAAACTAACCCTGTGAATTCCAGGAGGACATTTCATTGCTATGCAACCTCCTCACACATAGCATTTCCTCCCAGCAGTCCTACACCATTGGTCACAGGGACCAGCAAAGCCAGCCAGAAACTGAGCCCTAAGgttcccttctctgcctgcctCTAGCAGGGAAGCAGACCAGACCAGCAGGGTCAGAAGTCATCGCCCAGCTCCGATGGCACTTGACCTCTTCCCTGTGGTTCGTTCAAGGCTGGGGTTGcacttcagcctggagaaggctttgcCCAAGAGCCAAGGTGCGGAGGCCAGGGTCAAAGCAGCCAAGCAGAGACCCATGGGAGTGAGCACTGGGGCAGGGGAGAGCGGACAGCCTGGTGCTTGGCCCGGGACGTGGGGAGGGACTCACCTGAGCGTGAAGAGCAGCAGCCGCAGCGGCAGCCGCCGGGTATGTGAAGGCGGCATGGGGGATGGCAGGGGTTAACTCCGTGGTGTAGAGCGGGTAGGGAGCCCACGCTTCAGGGGATGCGGGAATAAGAGCCGCTCCAGTCAGGTCATctggacaggaggagaaaaggtgaCAGCAGCTCAGTACCTGGACCCAGCCGGTCCTTTCCACTTCACACCTACAAGTGTTTTAACGGCATTGCTCGAGCTACCAAACCCAGCTCTACTCTCTCCACACTTCCAGCACTGTCCAGAAGCTTTATCAGATGTCTGCTATTCTCCTGCAACCCTATCATGCTTCATGGACAGGCTCTGCATTTCCAACCCCAAACTGAAGCTCTGCAGTGCCAGCCCTGTGAGGTTTGAAATACAGCTGCTCCTCTGGcctcccagcctggccagatGAGGACAGGAACATGTTCCATCACTGCTCAGCACCCCACAGGGGCTTCGGCCACGTGGGTGCAGACACACAGCACATGTCTGGTGCCACGGGATGGCATGGCAGGAGACAGGGCACTCAGCATCACCCAACAGTCTCAGCAGGGCCGCTCGCCCCACCAGGCTGAGGGTGCCTGGCACAGGACTGGTTCTTTCTGCTTCACACCTACTTTAAAGGACTTTAATGGTATCTCTTGAGCTaacaaacccagctctgctctcccagcacTCCTAGTGGTGACCAGAAGCCTTACCAGATGCCTGTTATTCTCCTGCAACCCCAAACCCGCTGGCCTTCCTGACCTGGGCAGATTGCAGCCAGAGCACGTGGGTACTGTTTCCTTTCCACTCTGGCAGCATTCCCAGTGCTGGGCATCTCCCAGGCTGGACCAGCCATGACCTCAAAGTGTGTCCCAGCATACTCACAGGGGTCCCGTGCAATGAAGTGTGCGCCCAAGGCAGGGTGGATGTTGGTGGGGTTTGGTGTGGCCATCAGCTTGCTCTTGGCCATCTTTGTGTTGGCTTTAGCAAACTCTAACCGCAAGGTCTGAGGGTTCTCTGGGTCAAAGCGTATGCCCTGtcacagaagaaagcacaggAATCTCTCAGAGGTGAGGCTTCCAGTCCAAGAATGGCTGCGTCCATTCATGAAGCAAAGCCCAACCAGGAAATGAAGGCCCATCACACTGCAGAGATTTTTGTCACCTCTCTGCAACACTCAAGCTCCCACACGCTTGTATTTCTATGTTTAGTTACTCTAGGACCACCTCTGCCAACACAAGGGACAGTTTTGCTCCTTACATGCAGTTCAACAGTAGCAATGGCTTCCGAAACTGGTCAAGAGGGATCTGTCTGCTGGAGCTGGTATAACCCGATCTCTACTGGAGTTCCTATGCGTGGTGCTGCTACCAGCCTGGGCAGAGGCACTAGTGCATCTCCCAGTGCCCAAGGCAAGGTCTTCAGCAGGACAGAACCTGTCAGCACGTTTCCCTGCCTAGATCCCATTAACTTTTGCAGGGCCACAGGGTGGAAATAAGTTCGGGCTGTGCTTGCTGTGTTGACCATCcaatgtatttgtccttcagCCGCAGCAGTTTGGAAATGCTGTGAGTGTACTAGAGAgcctcttccaggcagctttggCTCTGCTTTACATCCTCCTGGGGGAACAGCATGGAAAGGCTGGTTTCCTCTCTTTCTGGCTGCACAGGTCAGGGGTCCTTGTCTTGACAGGCTGGATTCCAGGACAGGGACCTGCTCTGCTGAACTGCCACACATTTTCCATCAGGACATTTGCTACAGTGAGGCTTTAACAAGGCCACTGGAACCACACAGGACCCACAGGCAACTGGACAGACCCTAAACCTTCTTCACTGTCCCCTGCTGGCCTGGTGAGCTCAATCTAGAGCCTCAAAAAGCTGAGGCTAAACACAAGCTGAGCGCCAAACACCTCACTAGGGCGTCTGCTTCTTGCCTTACGCGTGTATATGTGTAGGAACCACTTATGGCCCCCATCACCTCTCTTCTCACCTGGGCTTGGTTCCCCAGAGGGGACCGGCCAGCTGCAGCTACTCCAAGCCAAGCTCAAGTCATGCAGTCAGCCTAGGATGAGCCCCCACCTCAATGCTCAGTGCagacagcaggaggaaaagtTCCTCGAAAAGAAGCTCTAACCACTCCTCGACACATGTAGGAACCAGGGAGTCCTCTCAGTCCACAGCTCTCCTCCATGCAGTGGGAGCGTTTAATGGACAAGGAAGAGGATTGATAGCCTGGATCCTGTTACCGGGCACGCTGCTCAGTGAGGAGGGGTACACCAACACCAGGAGTAGCTGTTCTTCTCCCACACCCTCAGAGGCCCCGAGCAGCGTTCCAGTGGTCAGGAACTGCACCTCTGTGCATCCACTTGctcaggtgtgtgtgtgtgtcagccTCAAACACCTCTCCTGCTTCCGTGGTGGGATGCTGCAGGACCACGGACCTTCCACACCTGGGGACCCAGCTGAGACACTCTGACTCTTCCCGTGCTATGGGCAAGCCCAGCACTGCTCTAGCCCACAGTCCCAGGTGGGTGTGTGACCCCCAGCCTTCCCCAGGACCTCCCATCACACCAGTTTACTCACGTTCAAGGCGTTCTTTGCTGCTTCAGCACCAGCCCGGCTGTCAAAGGTCACAAAACCGACTGGCtaaaagaaacaacagtgaTTTCAGTTTGGAAGcctcttccagctcctcagACCACTCTGCCATCCCCTCCACTCCAGACAGCTTACAGCAAGCAAACATATAAAG contains these protein-coding regions:
- the RBPMS2 gene encoding RNA-binding protein with multiple splicing 2, coding for MSNLGKDTEHSNGGGSGEEEVRTLFVSGLPVDIKPRELYLLFRPFKGYEGSLIKLTSKQPVGFVTFDSRAGAEAAKNALNGIRFDPENPQTLRLEFAKANTKMAKSKLMATPNPTNIHPALGAHFIARDPYDLTGAALIPASPEAWAPYPLYTTELTPAIPHAAFTYPAAAAAAAALHAQMRWYPPSEATQQGWKSRQFC